One Micromonospora craniellae genomic region harbors:
- a CDS encoding endonuclease/exonuclease/phosphatase family protein, with translation MTWNIRNGGQDRGGPDRRALLARVVAAHRPDVLALQELRGLDVARFAADAGLTPHLARSPFGQPVAILVHPRWPTRAAGPVRRPFHHAAQRVTLGTDAGPLVVLNTHFYPYRGGRRLVEARWAATALRRARTALALLAGDLNTLAPYADHAASLERLTPAYRRRHLRRDGRRVDTRAVARLLDAGLVDLAATAGPTVPTAHGCTPEFADMRLDYLLATPALAAHLVDTHVIRTPDTYQASDHHPLQATFTLTHPL, from the coding sequence ATGACCTGGAACATCCGCAACGGCGGGCAGGACCGGGGCGGCCCGGACCGGCGCGCCCTGCTGGCCCGGGTCGTCGCCGCGCACCGGCCGGACGTCCTCGCCCTCCAGGAGTTGCGCGGCCTCGACGTGGCCCGCTTCGCGGCGGACGCCGGCCTGACACCCCACCTGGCCCGGTCGCCCTTCGGCCAGCCGGTCGCGATACTCGTGCACCCGCGCTGGCCGACCCGGGCGGCCGGGCCGGTCCGTCGCCCGTTCCACCACGCGGCGCAGCGCGTGACCCTGGGCACCGACGCCGGGCCGCTCGTGGTCCTGAACACCCATTTCTATCCGTACCGTGGCGGACGGCGACTCGTGGAGGCCCGCTGGGCGGCCACCGCGTTGCGCCGGGCCCGCACCGCCCTCGCCCTGCTCGCCGGGGACCTGAACACCCTCGCCCCGTACGCCGACCACGCCGCCAGCCTGGAGCGGCTGACACCGGCGTACCGTCGCCGGCACCTGCGCCGCGACGGACGGAGAGTGGACACGCGGGCGGTGGCCCGGCTACTCGACGCCGGCCTGGTCGACCTGGCCGCCACCGCCGGCCCGACCGTGCCCACCGCACACGGCTGCACACCGGAGTTCGCCGACATGCGCCTGGACTACCTGCTGGCCACCCCCGCCCTGGCCGCCCACCTCGTCGACACCCACGTGATCCGCACCCCCGACACTTACCAAGCCTCCGACCACCACCCCCTCCAGGCCACCTTCACCCTCACCCACCCGCTCTGA